In Corynebacterium aquatimens, one genomic interval encodes:
- the sufB gene encoding Fe-S cluster assembly protein SufB, which translates to MTATTPAPGLEQPMNDDEIIASMGPYSYGWHDSDEAGSIAQRGLSEEVVRNISAAKNEPEWMLQQRLKALDIYNKKPLPTWGPDLSGIDFDQIKYFVRSTESQANSWDDLPEDIKNTYDKLGIPEAEKQRLVAGVAAQYESEVVYHKIREDLEEQGVIFVDTDTGLREYPELFKEYFGSVVPAGDNKFSALNAAVWSGGSFIYVPKGVNVEIPLQAYFRINTENMGQFERTLIVVDEDAYCHYVEGCTAPIYKSDSLHAAVVEIIVKKGARCRYTTIQNWSTNVYNLVTQRARAEEGATMEWVDGNIGSKVNMKYPAVWMTGPYAKGEVLSAQFCGEGQTQDTGAKVVHMAPNTSSNIVSKSVSRNGGRAAYRGLVQVNANAKNSTSNIECDALLVDNISRTDTYPYNDIRNDHVTLGHEAKVSKVSEEQLFYLMSRGISEEDAMAMIVRGFIEPIAKELPMEYALELNRLIELQMEGSVG; encoded by the coding sequence ATGACTGCCACGACTCCAGCGCCCGGCTTAGAACAGCCGATGAACGATGACGAAATTATTGCGTCGATGGGACCGTACAGCTACGGCTGGCACGATTCCGATGAGGCTGGTTCGATCGCCCAGCGTGGTTTGAGCGAGGAAGTTGTTCGCAACATCTCGGCTGCTAAGAATGAGCCGGAATGGATGCTGCAGCAGCGTCTGAAGGCTTTGGACATCTACAACAAGAAGCCGTTGCCGACCTGGGGCCCGGATCTGTCCGGCATTGACTTTGACCAGATCAAGTACTTCGTGCGTTCCACCGAATCCCAGGCCAACTCGTGGGATGATCTGCCCGAGGACATTAAGAACACCTACGACAAGCTGGGTATCCCGGAGGCCGAGAAGCAGCGCCTGGTTGCAGGTGTTGCTGCTCAGTACGAATCCGAGGTTGTCTACCACAAGATCCGCGAGGACCTGGAAGAGCAGGGCGTTATCTTCGTGGACACCGACACCGGTTTGCGCGAGTACCCGGAGCTGTTCAAGGAGTACTTCGGCTCCGTCGTCCCTGCTGGTGACAACAAGTTCTCCGCACTGAACGCGGCTGTGTGGTCCGGCGGCTCTTTCATCTACGTCCCGAAGGGCGTCAACGTGGAGATCCCGCTGCAGGCGTACTTCCGCATTAACACGGAGAACATGGGTCAGTTCGAGCGCACCCTCATCGTCGTCGATGAGGACGCCTACTGCCACTACGTTGAGGGCTGCACCGCGCCGATCTACAAGTCGGACTCCCTGCACGCCGCCGTGGTTGAGATCATCGTGAAGAAGGGCGCTCGCTGCCGTTACACCACGATCCAGAACTGGTCCACCAACGTCTACAACCTGGTCACCCAGCGTGCCCGCGCCGAAGAAGGTGCCACGATGGAGTGGGTTGACGGCAACATCGGATCCAAGGTCAACATGAAGTACCCGGCCGTGTGGATGACCGGCCCCTACGCCAAGGGCGAGGTTCTGTCGGCTCAGTTCTGTGGCGAGGGCCAGACCCAGGACACCGGCGCAAAGGTTGTTCACATGGCGCCGAACACGTCTTCCAACATCGTGTCCAAGTCCGTCTCCCGCAACGGTGGCCGCGCAGCTTACCGTGGTCTGGTGCAGGTCAACGCGAACGCGAAGAACTCCACCTCCAACATTGAGTGTGACGCCCTGCTGGTGGACAACATCTCCCGTACGGACACCTACCCGTACAACGACATCCGCAATGACCACGTCACGCTGGGCCACGAGGCCAAGGTGTCCAAGGTCAGCGAAGAGCAGCTGTTCTACCTGATGTCGCGCGGTATCTCCGAAGAAGACGCGATGGCGATGATCGTCCGCGGCTTCATCGAGCCGATCGCGAAGGAACTACCGATGGAGTACGCGCTCGAACTTAACCGCCTCATTGAGCTGCAGATGGAAGGATCGGTGGGCTAA
- the sufD gene encoding Fe-S cluster assembly protein SufD encodes MSDEIQVKERVGNATFHDNKGDLFASYDVNDFEVPQGRDEIWRFVSLRRLRGLHNGTFAPQADAIVDVEAPAGVTVEQVTPDDERLKATTAPVDRIAAQAWTSMPHATVVSVPANAELTEPIVITTTGAGLDVTTFSGIHVEVGQGANATVIVQYTGSGTHADNVNFVIGDNAHVNVVVDGEWASDAVHVGAQSIVVGRDAVLRHTVATFGGELVRNTPRVKYAGSGGDVELTGVYYADDGQYIENRLLVDHNHPYCRSNVLYKGALQGDVTSKLPDARTCWVGDVLIRSNASGTETYEANRNIVLTDGARADAIPNLEIETGDIPGAGHAATVGRFDEEQLFYLKSRGIPDGEARRLIVRGFFNEVLNRIPIESVRDELIARVTGELENVEL; translated from the coding sequence GTGTCCGACGAAATTCAGGTAAAGGAGCGCGTGGGCAACGCGACGTTCCACGACAACAAGGGTGACCTTTTCGCGTCCTACGACGTCAACGACTTCGAGGTTCCCCAAGGTCGCGATGAAATCTGGCGCTTCGTTTCTCTGCGCCGCCTGCGCGGTCTTCACAACGGGACGTTCGCTCCGCAAGCGGACGCGATCGTCGATGTCGAGGCACCCGCTGGGGTGACCGTTGAGCAGGTCACTCCCGATGACGAGCGTTTGAAGGCAACCACCGCTCCCGTCGACCGCATCGCCGCCCAGGCGTGGACGTCCATGCCGCACGCAACCGTCGTTAGCGTTCCCGCAAACGCTGAGTTGACTGAGCCGATCGTGATCACCACGACTGGTGCTGGCCTTGACGTCACGACCTTCTCCGGCATCCACGTTGAGGTGGGCCAAGGCGCTAACGCTACCGTCATCGTGCAGTACACCGGCTCCGGAACCCACGCGGATAACGTCAACTTCGTTATCGGCGACAACGCTCACGTCAATGTCGTCGTCGACGGCGAGTGGGCCAGCGACGCCGTTCACGTCGGTGCCCAAAGCATCGTCGTCGGCCGCGACGCGGTTCTGCGCCACACCGTTGCTACCTTCGGTGGTGAGCTCGTGCGCAACACCCCGCGCGTGAAGTACGCGGGCTCCGGCGGTGACGTGGAGCTGACCGGTGTTTACTATGCCGACGACGGCCAGTACATCGAGAACCGTCTGCTCGTGGACCACAACCACCCGTACTGCCGCTCGAACGTCTTGTACAAGGGCGCACTCCAGGGCGATGTGACATCCAAGCTCCCTGATGCACGCACGTGCTGGGTCGGCGACGTTCTGATCCGCTCCAACGCTTCCGGCACCGAGACCTACGAGGCGAACCGCAACATCGTTCTTACCGACGGCGCACGCGCCGACGCGATCCCGAACCTCGAGATCGAAACCGGCGACATCCCGGGCGCAGGCCACGCCGCAACCGTTGGTCGTTTCGACGAAGAGCAGCTGTTCTACCTCAAATCCCGTGGTATCCCCGATGGCGAAGCACGCCGCCTCATCGTCCGCGGCTTCTTCAACGAGGTGCTTAACCGCATCCCGATCGAATCCGTCCGCGACGAACTCATCGCCCGCGTGACCGGTGAGCTTGAAAACGTCGAGCTCTAA
- the sufC gene encoding Fe-S cluster assembly ATPase SufC produces MSTLEIKNLHASVLPLEEGQDPTPILKGVNLTINSGETHAIMGPNGSGKSTLAYTLAGHPSYEVTDGEVLLDGENILELEVDERARAGLFLAMQYPVEVPGVSSSNFMRSAVTAVRGEAPKLRDWVKELNTARDDLKIDPSFSERAVNEGFSGGEKKRHEVMQLSLLKPKFAVMDETDSGLDVDALRVVSEGVNRYQEETNGGILMITHYQRILNYVRPDHVHIFADGVIKHSGGFELAEKLEAEGYEAFVN; encoded by the coding sequence ATGTCCACTCTTGAAATCAAGAACCTCCACGCCTCGGTCCTTCCACTCGAAGAGGGCCAGGACCCGACCCCGATCCTCAAGGGCGTCAACCTGACCATTAACTCCGGTGAGACCCACGCGATCATGGGCCCGAACGGCTCCGGCAAGTCCACCCTCGCCTACACCCTGGCCGGCCACCCCAGCTACGAGGTGACCGACGGCGAGGTGCTTCTCGACGGCGAGAACATCCTCGAGCTCGAGGTTGACGAGCGCGCTCGCGCTGGTCTCTTCCTGGCTATGCAGTATCCGGTTGAGGTCCCTGGCGTTTCCTCCTCCAACTTCATGCGTTCTGCTGTGACCGCTGTTCGCGGCGAGGCACCGAAGCTGCGTGACTGGGTCAAGGAGCTCAACACCGCACGCGACGACCTGAAGATCGATCCGTCGTTTAGCGAGCGCGCAGTGAACGAAGGCTTCTCCGGTGGTGAGAAGAAGCGCCACGAGGTCATGCAGCTATCTCTGCTGAAGCCGAAGTTCGCAGTGATGGATGAGACCGACTCTGGCCTGGACGTCGACGCTCTGCGCGTCGTTTCCGAAGGCGTTAACCGCTACCAGGAAGAAACCAACGGCGGCATCCTCATGATTACGCACTACCAGCGCATCTTGAACTACGTTCGCCCGGATCACGTCCACATCTTCGCCGACGGCGTAATCAAGCACTCCGGCGGTTTCGAGCTCGCCGAGAAGCTCGAGGCAGAGGGCTACGAGGCGTTCGTCAACTAA
- a CDS encoding cysteine desulfurase produces MSEYLHSDGTLNTDAIRAEFPILSRTVRGGTPLVYLDSGATSQRPEKVWRAEEHFVLHTNAPVHRGAYELAEEATDAYESAREKIAAFVGAKGEEIAFTKNATEGLNLVAYVLGDDRAGAHQITERDTIVITELEHHANLVPWQELARRTGATLQWYKVTEDGRIDLDSLELDESVKVVAFTHQSNVTGAIADVKEIVRRAQAVGAMTVLDACQSVPHQPVDLHDLGVDFAAFSGHKMCGPNGVGLVYGRGELLNELPPFLTGGSMIEIVKMDGSTFAPAPQRFEAGTQMTSQVVGLGAAVDFLNSVGMENIFSHEHVLTARALERLSAIDGVTIYGPTSNEARGGAVSFAVNGIHPHDLGQVLDSRGVCIRVGHHCAWPVHRSLCVQASARASFYLYNTVEEIDALGDAVEYAKQFFGV; encoded by the coding sequence ATGAGCGAATATCTACACTCCGACGGCACGCTGAACACCGACGCGATCCGCGCGGAGTTTCCGATCCTGTCACGCACCGTGCGCGGCGGGACGCCGCTCGTCTACCTAGACTCCGGCGCCACCAGCCAGCGCCCCGAGAAGGTGTGGCGGGCAGAGGAACACTTCGTGTTGCACACGAACGCCCCAGTCCACCGTGGTGCATATGAACTCGCCGAGGAAGCGACGGACGCCTACGAATCCGCGCGCGAGAAAATCGCCGCGTTCGTCGGGGCGAAAGGCGAGGAGATCGCTTTCACCAAGAACGCGACGGAGGGCTTGAACCTCGTCGCCTACGTGCTTGGCGACGATCGGGCAGGGGCGCACCAGATCACTGAACGCGACACGATCGTCATCACTGAGCTGGAGCACCACGCAAACCTGGTTCCGTGGCAGGAGCTTGCCCGCCGCACCGGGGCAACGTTGCAGTGGTACAAGGTTACCGAGGACGGTCGGATTGACCTCGATTCCCTCGAGCTTGATGAGAGCGTCAAGGTGGTTGCTTTTACCCACCAGTCAAACGTCACCGGTGCTATCGCTGATGTTAAAGAGATCGTGCGTCGAGCACAGGCAGTTGGCGCGATGACCGTGCTTGACGCGTGCCAATCGGTTCCGCACCAGCCCGTGGATCTGCACGATCTCGGCGTCGATTTCGCGGCATTCTCCGGCCACAAGATGTGTGGGCCCAACGGAGTAGGCCTGGTGTACGGCAGGGGAGAGCTGCTCAACGAGCTTCCGCCGTTTCTCACTGGTGGATCGATGATCGAAATCGTGAAGATGGATGGCTCCACCTTCGCCCCGGCCCCGCAGCGTTTCGAAGCCGGAACGCAGATGACCAGCCAGGTCGTGGGTCTGGGCGCAGCCGTTGATTTCCTCAACTCCGTCGGCATGGAGAACATCTTCAGCCACGAGCACGTCCTCACCGCCCGCGCACTTGAGCGCCTCTCGGCAATCGACGGCGTGACCATCTACGGTCCCACGTCGAACGAGGCCCGCGGCGGTGCCGTGTCGTTCGCCGTCAATGGGATCCACCCGCACGACCTAGGTCAGGTATTGGACTCCCGCGGCGTGTGTATTCGAGTAGGGCACCACTGCGCGTGGCCAGTGCACCGCTCGCTGTGCGTCCAGGCCAGCGCGCGCGCCAGCTTCTACCTGTACAACACGGTCGAGGAAATCGACGCTCTCGGCGACGCCGTCGAGTACGCGAAGCAATTCTTCGGGGTCTAA
- the sufU gene encoding Fe-S cluster assembly sulfur transfer protein SufU: MNLESMYQEVILDHYKNPQHAGLREPFEAEVHHVNPSCGDELTLRVHLSEDGQTVEDISYDAVGCSISQASTSVLTEEVIGKPLDEAMMKLGEFEHMITSKGEVEGDADVIGDGVAFAGVAKFPARVKCALLGWKAFEAATNDAIEARDEA; this comes from the coding sequence ATGAACCTAGAATCCATGTACCAGGAAGTGATCCTGGACCACTACAAGAATCCACAGCACGCTGGCCTCCGTGAGCCGTTTGAGGCTGAGGTGCACCACGTGAATCCGTCCTGCGGCGATGAGCTCACTCTTCGCGTTCACTTGTCCGAGGACGGCCAAACCGTTGAGGACATCTCTTACGATGCGGTGGGATGCTCGATCAGCCAGGCGTCGACAAGCGTGCTCACTGAAGAAGTGATTGGCAAACCCCTCGACGAAGCGATGATGAAGCTCGGCGAATTCGAGCACATGATTACCTCTAAGGGTGAAGTTGAAGGCGATGCCGACGTGATCGGCGACGGCGTCGCATTCGCTGGCGTTGCCAAGTTCCCCGCCCGCGTGAAGTGCGCGCTTCTCGGCTGGAAAGCCTTCGAAGCCGCGACAAACGACGCTATCGAAGCCCGCGACGAAGCTTAA
- a CDS encoding metal-sulfur cluster assembly factor — protein MTTPNATPDGSTTAGEAFAQTAADEQSASNFGAVGERPSQTEAQEALAADVAEYLHDVIDPELGINVVDLGLVYDIWIEECTVPATDTDAERTGNRAVINMTLTSPACPLTDVIEEQCEDAAVGTGTVDAITLNWVWMPPWTPQMITEDGREQLRALGFSI, from the coding sequence ATGACTACCCCCAACGCAACGCCCGACGGTTCTACTACCGCTGGCGAAGCCTTCGCCCAAACCGCCGCGGATGAGCAATCCGCATCCAATTTCGGCGCCGTGGGCGAGCGCCCCTCGCAGACCGAGGCCCAGGAGGCACTCGCCGCGGATGTTGCGGAGTACCTCCACGATGTGATTGACCCCGAGCTTGGCATCAACGTCGTTGACCTAGGTCTCGTCTACGACATCTGGATCGAGGAGTGCACGGTCCCCGCAACCGACACCGACGCCGAGCGCACCGGTAACCGAGCTGTGATCAACATGACCTTGACGTCCCCCGCGTGCCCGCTCACCGACGTGATCGAGGAACAGTGCGAGGACGCCGCGGTGGGCACCGGCACCGTTGACGCAATCACGCTCAACTGGGTGTGGATGCCACCGTGGACCCCCCAGATGATCACCGAGGACGGCCGCGAACAGCTGCGCGCCCTCGGGTTCTCGATCTAG
- a CDS encoding ABC-F family ATP-binding cassette domain-containing protein yields MIVTNDLEVRVGARTLLNAPGQHLRVQAGDRIGLVGRNGAGKTTTMRILSGETEPYGGSVTRSGEIGYLPQDSREGNIEQTARDRVLSARGLDQIRSSMDRQQEIMEISDGSKRDAAIRKYSRLEERFQALGGYEADAEAAQICDNLGLPSRILDQPLKTLSGGQRRRVELAQILFAANAGAGKSTTTLLLDEPTNHLDADSITWLRDFLSKHDGGLIMISHDVELLDQVCNKIWFLDAVRAEADVYNMGFSKYKDARAEDEARRRRERANAEKKASALQKQAAKLGAKATKAAAAKQMLARADRMMNELDEVRVADKVASISFPEPAPCGKTPLFGKGLTKMYGSLEVFAGVDLAIDKGSRVVVLGTNGAGKTTLLKLLAGVERTDGEGGLVTGHGLKLGYFAQEHDTIDPDKSVWENTIQACPDAGQQDLRGLLGAFMFSGDKLEQPAGTLSGGEKTRLSLATLVSSRANVLLLDEPTNNLDPQSREQVLDALKTYTGAVVLVTHDPGAVKALEPERVIIMPEGDEDIWSDDYMEIVELA; encoded by the coding sequence GTGATTGTGACCAATGACCTTGAAGTCCGCGTCGGCGCGCGTACGCTGCTTAACGCACCGGGCCAGCACCTCCGCGTGCAGGCTGGCGACCGGATTGGTCTTGTTGGTCGCAACGGTGCGGGCAAGACGACGACGATGAGGATCTTGTCGGGGGAGACTGAACCGTATGGTGGGTCGGTGACGCGTTCGGGGGAGATTGGCTACCTTCCGCAGGATTCGCGCGAAGGAAACATTGAACAGACGGCTCGTGATCGTGTGCTTTCTGCGCGTGGGCTTGATCAGATTCGCAGCTCCATGGACCGCCAGCAGGAGATCATGGAGATCTCCGATGGCTCCAAGCGCGACGCTGCGATCCGCAAGTACTCCCGCCTAGAGGAGCGCTTTCAGGCCCTCGGCGGCTACGAGGCCGATGCAGAAGCGGCGCAGATCTGCGATAACCTCGGCCTCCCGTCGCGCATTCTCGACCAGCCGCTGAAAACACTGTCAGGGGGTCAGCGCCGTCGCGTCGAGCTCGCGCAGATTCTCTTCGCAGCTAACGCGGGGGCGGGTAAGTCCACCACCACGCTGCTTCTCGACGAACCTACCAACCACCTCGACGCCGACTCCATCACCTGGCTGCGCGACTTCCTGTCCAAGCACGACGGCGGGTTGATCATGATCTCCCACGACGTGGAGCTTCTCGACCAGGTCTGCAACAAGATCTGGTTCTTGGACGCCGTGCGCGCTGAAGCCGACGTCTACAACATGGGCTTTTCCAAGTACAAGGATGCCCGTGCAGAAGACGAGGCCCGCCGCCGCCGCGAGCGCGCGAACGCGGAGAAGAAAGCAAGCGCATTGCAGAAGCAGGCCGCCAAACTTGGCGCAAAGGCCACGAAAGCTGCGGCCGCCAAGCAGATGCTCGCCCGCGCTGACCGAATGATGAACGAACTCGATGAGGTCCGGGTCGCGGACAAGGTGGCGTCGATTAGCTTCCCGGAGCCCGCGCCGTGCGGAAAGACTCCGCTGTTTGGCAAAGGCTTGACCAAGATGTACGGCTCGCTGGAGGTCTTCGCGGGCGTTGACTTGGCCATTGACAAGGGCTCGCGCGTGGTCGTCCTGGGCACCAACGGCGCGGGCAAAACAACGCTGCTGAAACTCCTCGCCGGGGTCGAGCGCACCGACGGCGAAGGCGGGCTTGTCACCGGCCACGGCCTCAAACTCGGTTACTTCGCCCAGGAGCACGACACGATCGACCCCGACAAGTCCGTGTGGGAGAACACGATCCAGGCGTGCCCCGACGCCGGCCAGCAGGACCTGCGCGGCTTGCTCGGCGCGTTCATGTTCAGCGGCGACAAGCTCGAACAACCCGCAGGCACACTGTCGGGCGGTGAAAAGACGCGCCTCTCGCTCGCCACGCTCGTCTCATCGCGCGCGAACGTGCTGCTTCTCGACGAACCGACCAACAACCTGGATCCCCAGTCCCGCGAGCAGGTCCTCGACGCGCTGAAGACCTACACGGGCGCCGTCGTGCTGGTCACCCACGACCCCGGCGCGGTCAAGGCGCTAGAACCCGAACGCGTGATCATCATGCCCGAGGGCGATGAGGACATCTGGAGCGACGACTACATGGAGATCGTCGAACTCGCCTAG
- a CDS encoding DUF6891 domain-containing protein, with translation MTDNAVSHAMFTSKFPPSTSYPEAEKLENDICLQLAMGTPLSEVAYAFEDEFEIEDEWEAMRGDEPKPDDLQAVIDEVVAEYRRVVTKPSEDALRLELFERELGERSIAFSFNEGFDAHEGAVEGAERAEELGYNGYAYCHMQDVARLIESGELYIGYFGIDAEDEDAAVAIGRQVFETLTECGFVPEWDGTLDQRIRLQNLRWEVPVKED, from the coding sequence ATGACTGATAACGCTGTTTCACACGCCATGTTCACCAGCAAGTTCCCGCCGTCCACCAGCTACCCGGAAGCGGAGAAGCTTGAAAACGATATCTGCCTTCAGCTTGCGATGGGCACCCCACTGTCTGAGGTTGCCTACGCTTTTGAAGACGAGTTTGAGATCGAAGACGAGTGGGAAGCCATGCGCGGCGATGAGCCCAAGCCCGACGACCTGCAGGCGGTTATCGACGAAGTGGTGGCCGAGTACCGCCGCGTAGTAACCAAGCCGTCCGAAGATGCGCTCCGCCTCGAGCTCTTTGAAAGGGAACTGGGCGAGCGCAGCATCGCGTTTTCCTTCAACGAAGGCTTCGATGCGCACGAGGGTGCCGTCGAGGGCGCCGAGCGCGCGGAAGAACTCGGCTACAACGGGTACGCCTACTGCCACATGCAGGACGTCGCGCGCCTCATTGAATCGGGCGAACTCTACATCGGTTACTTCGGCATCGATGCGGAGGATGAGGACGCTGCAGTGGCGATTGGCCGCCAGGTGTTCGAGACCCTCACCGAATGCGGCTTCGTCCCGGAGTGGGATGGAACTCTGGATCAGCGGATTAGGCTTCAGAACCTTCGCTGGGAAGTGCCGGTCAAGGAAGACTAA
- a CDS encoding purple acid phosphatase family protein has translation MSWTSYTHAHLPYFIEQVPVPTDSEVYIRLADAPRSALTQVHYDPTPRTYHQVTIDGLEPGRSYYFEARSDGVRAVPNLISTSIIDPMTRDGVFTTLTPPPGEYVQTVVVLNDTHVGLGEHLVKGTGETPYSYFVLEDSLKEIAALAPSAVVINGDVTSEGRPHELRVARRLLDAYGKEKQDYFLTRGNHDRPHRGSEDPRANYESGTVLAPELARGTAETSSAKYAADPFYDNVNDFFDLPYQQMWATRKGNLRLIGLDSADANNPAGGTMHDEQLAAFEAELQSDPHLPTICFTHHPLTRQQALTAFGSRPFLLDKRSATRVEELEAAVPGVFAHYSGHTHRGRRSKGHIATNVDFIEAPASGEYPDTYTVVKFYTGGFTQTTHRPDTERVRGRMVPERWSSHGVLPEGTLYRTDHRNFTVVRDLSALA, from the coding sequence TTGTCGTGGACTTCGTACACCCACGCGCACCTGCCGTATTTCATTGAGCAGGTGCCGGTGCCGACGGATTCGGAGGTCTACATTCGTCTGGCTGATGCGCCGCGTAGCGCGCTGACCCAGGTGCACTATGACCCGACGCCGCGCACGTATCACCAGGTCACCATCGACGGGCTGGAGCCGGGGCGGTCGTACTACTTTGAGGCGCGCAGCGATGGCGTTCGCGCGGTACCGAACTTGATCAGCACGTCAATCATTGACCCCATGACGCGTGACGGCGTGTTCACAACGCTGACGCCGCCGCCGGGGGAGTACGTGCAAACGGTGGTGGTGCTCAATGACACGCACGTGGGGCTGGGCGAGCACCTCGTGAAGGGCACTGGGGAGACGCCGTACAGCTACTTCGTGCTGGAAGACTCGTTGAAAGAGATCGCGGCGCTTGCGCCGTCGGCGGTGGTGATCAACGGCGATGTCACCTCTGAGGGACGCCCGCATGAGCTGCGCGTCGCACGCAGGCTTCTCGACGCCTACGGTAAAGAAAAACAGGACTACTTCTTAACCCGCGGCAACCACGACCGCCCACACCGCGGCAGTGAGGACCCGCGGGCGAACTATGAATCGGGCACGGTTCTTGCGCCGGAACTCGCACGGGGCACAGCGGAGACAAGCTCGGCGAAGTATGCGGCGGATCCGTTCTACGACAACGTGAACGACTTCTTTGACCTGCCGTACCAGCAGATGTGGGCAACGCGGAAGGGAAATCTGCGCCTCATCGGCCTTGATTCTGCGGACGCGAACAATCCCGCTGGCGGCACGATGCACGACGAGCAGCTCGCCGCGTTCGAAGCCGAGTTGCAGTCAGATCCTCACCTTCCCACGATCTGTTTCACGCACCACCCGCTGACGCGCCAGCAAGCGCTCACGGCCTTTGGTTCGCGGCCGTTCCTGTTGGACAAGCGCAGCGCTACGCGCGTTGAGGAGCTCGAGGCGGCAGTGCCGGGGGTCTTCGCCCACTACAGCGGCCACACGCACCGCGGGCGGCGGAGCAAAGGCCACATCGCGACGAACGTCGATTTCATCGAGGCGCCAGCTTCCGGCGAGTACCCCGACACGTACACCGTTGTGAAGTTCTACACCGGCGGTTTCACGCAGACTACACACCGCCCCGACACGGAGCGCGTCCGCGGCCGCATGGTCCCGGAGCGCTGGTCGTCGCACGGCGTCTTGCCAGAGGGCACGCTGTATCGCACCGACCACCGCAACTTTACGGTTGTGCGGGATCTCTCCGCACTTGCTTAA
- a CDS encoding glutamine amidotransferase — protein MTTPYPFLLLSTRPEDAAASEELDSFTRAMQVPKGAIEQHRLEQEPLGRINLDDYSGILLGGSPFNNLELMKSPLQLRVEREIGTLIAEAIDRDFPVMGACYGIGAIGTAIGARVSDDYAEEAGMVQITVTDDGVDDPLFEGVSHKFDTIVGHKEALHTLPDDPRITILATGEACPIQMFRVGQNVYATQFHPELRAETLEFRLRLYAHLGYTSHETFESQIAHSYDGDYTANNLILKNFADRYRR, from the coding sequence GTGACTACGCCCTACCCGTTTCTCCTGCTGAGTACGCGCCCCGAAGATGCTGCGGCCAGCGAAGAGCTTGATAGCTTCACCCGTGCGATGCAGGTTCCCAAAGGCGCGATCGAACAGCATCGCTTGGAGCAAGAACCCCTGGGGCGGATCAACTTGGACGACTACTCGGGCATCCTGCTCGGCGGGAGTCCCTTCAACAACCTTGAGTTGATGAAGTCGCCGCTGCAGCTGCGGGTGGAGCGTGAAATCGGCACGTTGATCGCCGAGGCCATTGACCGCGACTTCCCCGTCATGGGAGCCTGCTACGGCATCGGCGCGATCGGCACGGCGATTGGGGCACGCGTTAGCGACGACTACGCGGAGGAAGCCGGAATGGTCCAGATCACTGTCACTGACGACGGCGTTGACGACCCGCTGTTCGAGGGCGTCTCGCACAAGTTTGACACCATCGTGGGCCACAAAGAAGCGCTGCACACGCTTCCCGACGATCCCCGCATCACCATTCTCGCCACCGGTGAGGCCTGCCCGATCCAGATGTTCCGTGTTGGACAAAACGTCTATGCCACCCAGTTCCACCCCGAGCTGCGCGCAGAAACCTTGGAGTTCCGCCTGCGGTTGTACGCGCACTTGGGCTACACCTCGCACGAAACGTTTGAGAGCCAGATCGCGCACTCCTACGACGGCGACTACACGGCTAACAACTTGATTTTGAAGAACTTCGCTGATCGGTACCGTCGTTAA
- a CDS encoding PLDc N-terminal domain-containing protein: MNPIKSFRDIWKSLNSKQKTTAGVFGAIDLAAKGFALRDLARTDSKKIRGPKWLWSTIIGVVNTFGWLAYFLIGKKR; this comes from the coding sequence ATGAATCCGATTAAGTCATTCCGCGATATTTGGAAGTCCCTCAACTCGAAGCAGAAGACCACCGCAGGTGTCTTCGGCGCCATCGACCTCGCAGCCAAAGGCTTCGCTCTGCGCGATCTCGCCCGCACCGACTCGAAGAAGATCCGCGGGCCGAAGTGGCTGTGGAGCACCATCATCGGTGTAGTCAACACATTCGGCTGGCTGGCCTACTTCCTCATCGGCAAAAAGCGCTAA